AACCTGGGCCTGGTCCGGCGGGAGTTCGGCTCGGTGTGTGTCGTGCGGTGCCTGCTCGCGGCCCTGTCCCGGCGCCGCACCACGTTCCTCGAAGTCGCGCTGCGCCTGAAGGACTCCTGACCGATGCGCCGTCTCACCCTGCTCGCCCTTCTGCTCGCCGCCGGGAGCGCCTCCGCCCAGGACGACGAGGAGCCCCTGCCGCTCAACGGCGTGGGCCGCATCTCCGTCCAGGCGGGCTGGCGGCTCTCCTCCAACGGCACCTTCTACGACAGCTACTACGCGCTGCCGTCCTCCCAGGGCTTCCAGCGCGCCCCCGAGTCACCGGGCGGCCCCTTCCTGGCGGGTTCCTTCGCGTACTCCGTCACGGAGTTCTTCGAGCTGGGGATCGATCTCTTCGCCACCGGCGAGCAGCTGCGGCTCACGGGGGCCCCCACCATCACCAACGTCACCTACGGGGCGCTGGTGGGCGTGCGCCTGCAGACGCTGCTGGACATCCTCACCCCGGAGGGCGTAGTGCCCTTCGTGGGCGTGCAGACGGGTCCCACGCTGGCCTACTCGGTGGCCGAGGGGGTGGGCTCGCGCGAGCTCTTCACGCAGGCCTGGGCGGGCACCGTGGGAGCGACCTTCCGCTTCTCCCCCCAATGGGGACTGACGGCGGAGTACCGCCTGGCCTTCGCCCGGGGCCAGAGCGTCTTCAACAACAAACCCGAGTTCAAGGGGCTCGCCTCCTACAACGCGGGGGGCAACTGGTTCGCGCTGGGGGTGACGTACTTCTTCGCGTCGGATCCCATCCGGCCGTTCTCCTCCTCGCCCTAGCGGCGTGCCGCTCGCCTGACCCCCTGCCTTCGAAGAATGCACCGGAAATTCTTCGGGGCTCGGGGTCTGTTTCCGGGGCCGACCACCACG
The sequence above is drawn from the Archangium gephyra genome and encodes:
- a CDS encoding outer membrane beta-barrel protein — its product is MRRLTLLALLLAAGSASAQDDEEPLPLNGVGRISVQAGWRLSSNGTFYDSYYALPSSQGFQRAPESPGGPFLAGSFAYSVTEFFELGIDLFATGEQLRLTGAPTITNVTYGALVGVRLQTLLDILTPEGVVPFVGVQTGPTLAYSVAEGVGSRELFTQAWAGTVGATFRFSPQWGLTAEYRLAFARGQSVFNNKPEFKGLASYNAGGNWFALGVTYFFASDPIRPFSSSP